ATTCATGTTGATCTCCGAGAGCTTTGAATTGTGGCAACTCACGTTTACACCTTTCGAAGGCGTATTCACATCTGGGCTCGAAGGGACAACCGGTAAGCGCGTCGGTTATCGACGGTACTTTACCGGGGATGTCGTAAAGCTCCCTCCCTTTGGAATCGATTTTCGGAATTGCCTTCATGAGCCCTATCGTGTATGGATGCTCCGGTCCACAGAAGAGCTTTTCGGTCGGGGCGACCTCCACCAGATGCCCGGCGTACATCACGCAGACTGAAGTGCATATCTCTCTTATTATACCGAAGTTGTGGGAGATGAAGATGATGGAGGATCCCTTCTCTCTGTTTATATCTTTCAGCAGCTGGAGTATCTGTGCCTGGATCGTAACGTCGAGCGCCGTCGTCGGCTCATCTGCAATTATCAGGGACGGCCTGCAGGCTATCGCTATGGCGATGGCTATCCTCTGGCGCATTCCGCCGGACAGTTCGTGCGGGTATTTATGGTATAGTCTCTCCGGGTCTGGTAATCCCACGTCTCTCATGATATCGACAACGCTTCGAAACCTCTCACCGCCGCTCATTTTGGTGTGCATTTTCAGGTTCTCGTCGATCTGTCTACCGACTTTCCATAGGGGATTTAGTGAGGTCAACGGTTCCTGGAAGATCATTGAGATCTCGCTTCCGCGCAGTTTTCTTATCTCTTCCTCATGCATCGCGACGATATTCCTGCCGGAAAAGTCGATCGTACCAGAGAGTTGGGCGTTACTTGGAAGGAGTCTCATGATGGCCAGGGCTGTCACGCTCTTGCCGCATCCCGATTCACCGACCAGGCCAACGATGGAGTTTCTACCGATGTCGAAGGAGATCCCCCTGACCGCCGGGAAGTCACCCTTAGCCGTGGTGAAGGAGATCTTTAGATCCCTCACCTGGAGAATAACCCCCTCTGAGATCGTTCGCTCCACGTTTGCACCTACTGCTGCCTGTCCTGGAGATCGGCGATACCGTCGCCCAGGAAATTGAAGCCAAGAACTATCAGTGTTATGAAGACCCCCGGCGCTATGGTGTACCATGGACTGAGAGCTATGAAGGACTGCGACTCGTTGAGCATCCTGCCCCAGCTAGGATCGGGCGGCTGAATCCCAAGACCCAGATAACTCAGGGCCGCCTCCGAAAGAACGGCGCTGGAAAAGCCCATCGAGGCCGCTACAATTATAGGAGACAGCACGTTCGGAAATATGTGGCTGAACATTATCCTTAAGTTCGAGACACCCTTGACCCGTGCGTTTTTAACGTATTCGAACTCTTTGTGCTGAATGAATCCACTCCTGGTTATCCTTGCGAAAGAGGGAATCGACATGATACCTATCGCTATGATCGTGTTTCTTATACCGACCCCGAAGATTGAGACGAACATCAGGGCGAAGAGAATTCCCGGAAAGGCCATCATCGCGTCCATCAGCCTCATTATGAATTCATCAAGTATCCCGCCAAAATAACCGGCAATGGCGCCTATGATAACCCCGAATATACCTCCCACCGATACCGCGATCAGACCCACTAAGAAGGCCGTTTGTGAACCTTTCATGATCCTGCTGAGAACATCTCTCCCGAAGTTGTCGGTTCCCAGTGGGTGTTTGGCGGAGGGAGGGGCAAACCTTTCGTTACGGTTCATCTCCGTTACCGGATACGGCGTGTAGAAAAGACTCACCAGCATCATTGCGAGCAACGAAGCGATTATGGATATTCCTATGTAAAGACTCACTCTCTTTCTCTTCATCGCTCCTCCGCTACCTGAGCTTGATTCTGGGATCGATCAGTGTATAAACGATATCTATCAGAAAATTCGTCACGACTATCACCAGCGAAATGTACAGTACCATCCCCTGGACCAACGGGAGGTCGCGCACCGATATAGCGTTGATCAGGAGTCTCCCGACCCCGGGCAAAGTGAAGACCTGTTCTATCACTATGCTGCCGCTGAGAATGTTGGCCGTGATCATTCCGAGAACGGTGATAACCGG
This portion of the Mesotoga infera genome encodes:
- a CDS encoding ABC transporter ATP-binding protein yields the protein MRDLKISFTTAKGDFPAVRGISFDIGRNSIVGLVGESGCGKSVTALAIMRLLPSNAQLSGTIDFSGRNIVAMHEEEIRKLRGSEISMIFQEPLTSLNPLWKVGRQIDENLKMHTKMSGGERFRSVVDIMRDVGLPDPERLYHKYPHELSGGMRQRIAIAIAIACRPSLIIADEPTTALDVTIQAQILQLLKDINREKGSSIIFISHNFGIIREICTSVCVMYAGHLVEVAPTEKLFCGPEHPYTIGLMKAIPKIDSKGRELYDIPGKVPSITDALTGCPFEPRCEYAFERCKRELPQFKALGDQHESRCFLAGELR
- a CDS encoding ABC transporter permease; translation: MKRKRVSLYIGISIIASLLAMMLVSLFYTPYPVTEMNRNERFAPPSAKHPLGTDNFGRDVLSRIMKGSQTAFLVGLIAVSVGGIFGVIIGAIAGYFGGILDEFIMRLMDAMMAFPGILFALMFVSIFGVGIRNTIIAIGIMSIPSFARITRSGFIQHKEFEYVKNARVKGVSNLRIMFSHIFPNVLSPIIVAASMGFSSAVLSEAALSYLGLGIQPPDPSWGRMLNESQSFIALSPWYTIAPGVFITLIVLGFNFLGDGIADLQDRQQ